Proteins encoded in a region of the Nitrospirota bacterium genome:
- a CDS encoding glycosyltransferase, which produces MSGLRWVAYRVVSGFLPERNAEGNQVVRAFLDSDAPMLCKKRFLGEKINLDSMFRDFIILKPWSKDEKGVLVLEYSQKFDLFIALFDLQRMMKDYYVVLEPCWAGYCDPSILMFMSSLNEVIVQCPERSDLEFISGLKSNLIPIGLGSSDWIDSELFAPKAEGSSKEYDLVMVANWAKHKNHRQLFKALRHVKHRPISLLLIGVDWGGRTDKDIAAEMNEYDLSHVKLEIRKSIPASEVAVCLRKSKVFLLLSEKEGSNRAIVEALFADIPAILYENFIGGARGKINEQTGVLSSFEELHLKIDYMLESYGMFTPRAWALEHTGSKNATRKLNSLLKSIAVSKAERWTTDIVEKVNNPNFSYKVKESIPLDRQARAIAKSYYR; this is translated from the coding sequence GTGAGCGGATTGAGGTGGGTTGCCTATAGGGTTGTGTCGGGATTCCTGCCGGAGAGGAACGCCGAGGGTAATCAGGTGGTCAGGGCATTTTTGGATAGTGATGCACCCATGTTGTGTAAGAAACGGTTTTTGGGGGAGAAGATCAATCTTGATTCCATGTTTCGAGACTTCATCATATTAAAGCCATGGTCTAAGGATGAAAAGGGAGTCTTGGTGTTGGAGTACAGTCAGAAATTCGATCTGTTTATTGCATTATTTGACCTTCAACGAATGATGAAAGATTACTATGTGGTTCTGGAGCCATGTTGGGCAGGATACTGTGATCCTAGTATTCTGATGTTCATGTCCTCCCTCAATGAAGTGATCGTTCAGTGTCCGGAGAGAAGTGATCTGGAATTCATTTCTGGCTTGAAGAGTAACCTTATCCCGATAGGTTTGGGTTCGTCGGACTGGATTGACTCAGAGCTATTTGCGCCTAAAGCGGAAGGCTCCTCGAAAGAATATGATTTGGTCATGGTGGCCAATTGGGCTAAGCACAAGAATCATCGGCAGCTATTTAAGGCCCTTCGCCACGTGAAACATCGACCGATTTCTCTTTTGCTAATTGGTGTCGATTGGGGTGGCCGTACGGACAAGGACATTGCCGCAGAAATGAACGAGTATGACCTCTCACACGTGAAGTTGGAAATTAGGAAAAGTATTCCAGCCAGTGAAGTCGCTGTCTGTCTTCGGAAATCAAAAGTCTTCTTGTTATTGTCTGAAAAAGAGGGAAGCAATCGGGCGATTGTGGAGGCGCTCTTTGCAGATATTCCCGCAATCCTGTATGAGAATTTTATAGGTGGCGCAAGAGGGAAGATTAACGAGCAAACTGGAGTTCTGTCATCCTTCGAGGAGCTTCATTTGAAGATTGATTATATGCTTGAAAGTTACGGGATGTTTACACCTCGAGCATGGGCTTTGGAGCATACCGGCTCGAAGAACGCTACAAGAAAACTAAACAGCTTGCTCAAGAGCATTGCAGTGTCCAAGGCTGAAAGATGGACGACGGACATCGTAGAGAAAGTTAATAATCCAAATTTTTCATATAAAGTTAAAGAGTCGATTCCGTTAGATCGGCAAGCAAGAGCGATCGCAAAGTCCTACTATAGATGA
- a CDS encoding acyltransferase, with protein MMDPVSSLPAIASLLVAVATSFVLVKRFGAPPSEGRYASIDGLRGYLAFFVFLHHSCVWYFYLNTGRWELPPSNLYSHFGQSSVVLFFMITGFLFFSKLIAGRTSPVDWGKLFVSRFLRLTPLYVFVVLLLFVTVGYLSGGTANESTSKLMVGAVRWLGFTAFGGPNLNGVEDTYVIVAGVMWTLAYEWLFYFSLPLLALTVGVRAPLTYLVLSGTIVLGAIILFSTVKHPSITLLVAFLSGMAVSVLVLSEPFRKYSKGMIPSFAIVGCLATAVALYSTPYSPGPLFLLFVAFSLIACGNDLFGILRSPVSRVIGQMAYSIYLLHGIILFAIFSIIIGMVESKGLSPAVFWFIIVGITPVLLLLSFSTFCCIERPAMHSTAVFTAWLRSRHFVSSKAQAVDLPPPRD; from the coding sequence ATGATGGATCCAGTTAGTTCGTTGCCCGCGATTGCGTCTTTGCTCGTAGCAGTGGCCACATCGTTCGTTCTTGTAAAGCGTTTTGGGGCTCCTCCTAGTGAGGGGCGCTATGCTTCGATTGATGGCTTGCGAGGGTACCTCGCATTTTTCGTTTTTCTCCACCATTCATGTGTGTGGTATTTTTACTTGAATACGGGGCGGTGGGAACTGCCACCTTCAAACCTGTACTCTCATTTTGGTCAAAGTAGCGTCGTGCTCTTTTTTATGATTACAGGATTTCTTTTCTTTTCGAAGCTTATTGCCGGAAGAACGAGTCCGGTCGACTGGGGAAAGCTGTTCGTTTCGCGATTTCTTCGCCTGACACCTCTGTACGTCTTTGTGGTACTTTTGCTATTCGTGACAGTTGGATATTTGTCCGGTGGTACCGCGAATGAGTCCACGTCTAAGTTGATGGTAGGGGCCGTGAGATGGCTGGGATTTACAGCTTTTGGCGGACCGAACCTCAACGGCGTCGAAGATACCTATGTTATCGTTGCAGGGGTTATGTGGACGCTGGCATATGAATGGCTTTTTTACTTCTCTCTCCCCCTTCTCGCCCTTACAGTGGGGGTAAGAGCGCCACTCACCTACCTTGTGCTCAGCGGTACGATCGTGTTAGGAGCGATCATTTTATTTTCGACCGTAAAGCATCCATCAATCACACTCCTAGTTGCATTTCTTAGCGGCATGGCAGTCTCTGTATTGGTTCTATCTGAGCCATTCCGTAAGTATTCAAAAGGAATGATTCCATCATTTGCTATTGTGGGCTGTCTCGCAACAGCAGTCGCTTTGTATTCAACCCCGTATAGCCCCGGTCCACTCTTTCTATTATTCGTAGCTTTTTCCCTCATCGCTTGCGGGAATGACCTATTTGGTATCCTGCGAAGCCCTGTCTCTCGCGTCATAGGTCAGATGGCGTATAGCATCTATTTGCTGCACGGAATCATTTTATTTGCCATTTTTAGTATTATCATCGGAATGGTGGAGTCTAAAGGACTCTCTCCTGCGGTGTTCTGGTTCATTATTGTCGGGATTACACCAGTGCTACTGCTTTTGTCGTTCTCTACGTTTTGCTGTATTGAGCGGCCCGCGATGCATAGCACAGCTGTATTCACGGCGTGGCTTCGATCTCGCCATTTCGTATCTTCTAAGGCTCAAGCTGTCGATCTCCCTCCCCCCAGGGATTAG